The Hippoglossus hippoglossus isolate fHipHip1 chromosome 21, fHipHip1.pri, whole genome shotgun sequence genome contains a region encoding:
- the enox1 gene encoding ecto-NOX disulfide-thiol exchanger 1 isoform X2, with translation MNVVLVDRRVVLSSDSLCIQRFDPGLGLIAPINPMMAGISLVPPPPAPPDTPVIKEIIHCKSCTLFPQNPNLPPPSMRERPPGCRTVFVGGLPENSSEEIIREVFEPCGEITALRKSKKNFCHIRFNEEFMVDKAIYLSGYRMRIGSSTDKKDSGRIHVDFAQARDDLYEWECNQRLLAREERHRRKVHEDRLRPPSPPPVVHYSEHEAAMLAERLKDDHNFSEATAVLFTWIDRGEVNRRTSNHFYSMVQSANGHVRRLMSEKAQHEEEMEVAKEAFKNALLAILTQFEKITAVFTAATRQKAWDHFSKAQRKNIDIWRKQCEELRNAHSEEIMGIRREEEMEMSDDDLDENPCKRLRTQENGVYEQASLREENDSLRWQLDSYRNEVDLLRKEQTHSPDAQIQQLQQRMLNMQQQLLSLQEKLTSKEAELEQARDEHRYLEGEVLLLRDKLLNSPVEALEGANGEPHEKGMNGCVPSLFHSRDRRSDVIMRGGVTSEKEALLLGIISTFLHVHPFGANLEYLVSYIQRLDSKVSAGELERLMVRLPAMFRQELSGVGATLEKRWKFCGFDSLGSV, from the exons atgAATGTGGTCCTTGTTGACCGTCGTGTCGTTCTCTCCTCAGACTCTCTGTGTATCCAGAGGTTCGATCCCGGCCTCGGCCTCATCGCTCCCATAAACCCCATGATGGCGGGCATCAGCCTGGTCCCGCCCCCACCCGCACCCCCGGACACGCCCGTCATCAAAGAGATTATTCACTGCAAGAGCTGCACGCTGTTCCCTCAGAACCCCA ACCTGCCCCCTCCATCGATGCGGGAGCGCCCCCCGGGCTGCAGGACGGTGTTTGTCGGAGGTTTGCCGGAGAACTCCTCAGAGGAGATCATCAGGGAGGTGTTCGAGCCGTGTGGAGAGATCACCGCGCTCCGCAAGAGCAAGAAGAACTTCTGCCACATCCGCTTCAACGAGGAGTTCATGGTGGACAAGGCTATTTACCTGTCag ggtATCGGATGCGTATCGGATCCAGCACCGACAAAAAGGACTCCGGGAGGATCCATGTGGACTTCGCTCAGGCCAGAGACGATCTGTATGAATGGGAGTGTAACCAGCGGCTGCTGGCCCGAGAGGAAAGACACCGCCGCAAGGTCCACGAGGACCGCCTGCGCCCGCCGTCCCCTCCTCCCGTAGTGCACTACTCTGAGCACGAGGCGGCCATGTTGGCAGAGAGACTGAAAG ACGACCATAACTTCAGCGAGGCCACGGCGGTGCTGTTCACGTGGATCGACCGCGGCGAAGTCAACCGCAGAACCTCCAATCACTTCTACTCCATGGTCCAGTCGGCCAACGGCCACGTGCGGCGGCTGATGAGCGAGAAAGCTCAGCACGAGGAGGAGATGGAAGTCGCCAAAGAGGCCTTCAAGAACGCCCTGCTCGCCATCTTGACTCAGT TCGAGAAGATCACCGCCGTTTTCACCGCCGCCACCAGGCAAAAGGCGTGGGACCATTTCTCAAAAGCTCAGCGCAAGAACATAGACATTTGGCGAAAGCAGTGTGAG GAGCTGAGAAACGCTCACAGTGAAGAGATCATGGGAAtcagacgagaggaggagatggagatgtCCGACGACGACCTGGACGAGAATCCCTGTAAGAGGCTCCGCACTCAGGAGAACG GAGTGTATGAGCAGGCGTCTCTGAGGGAGGAGAACGACTCCCTGCGTTGGCAGCTCGACTCCTACAGGAACGAGGTGGATCTTCTGAGGAAGGAGCAG acacacagtccagacGCTCagatccagcagctgcagcagaggatgcTCAACATGCAGCAG CAACTCCTCAgtctgcaggagaagctgaCGAGTAAAGAAGCCGAACTGGAGCAGGCGAGAGACGAGCATCGTTACCTGGAGGGGGAGGTGCTCCTGCTCCGAGACAAG TTACTGAACAGTCCTGTGGAGGCGCTGGAGGGAGCCAATGGGGAGCCACATGAAAAG GGGATGAACGGTTGTGTTCCGTCACTGTTCCAcagcagagacaggaggagtGATGTCATCATGAGGGGAGGAGTCACTTCAGAGAAAGAGGCTCTGCTTCTGg gcATCATTTCCACTTTCCTCCACGTTCATCCGTTTGGGGCGAACCTGGAATATCTGGTGTCGTACATCCAGAGACTCGACTCCAAG GTGTCGGCCGGCGAGCTGGAGCGCCTCATGGTCCGTCTGCCCGCCATGTTCAGGCAGGAGCTGAGTGGCGTCGGTGCCACTCTGGAGAAACGATGGAAGTTCTGCGGCTTCGACAGCCTCGGTTCAGTGTGA
- the enox1 gene encoding ecto-NOX disulfide-thiol exchanger 1 isoform X1, which yields MNVVLVDRRVVLSSDSLCIQRFDPGLGLIAPINPMMAGISLVPPPPAPPDTPVIKEIIHCKSCTLFPQNPNLPPPSMRERPPGCRTVFVGGLPENSSEEIIREVFEPCGEITALRKSKKNFCHIRFNEEFMVDKAIYLSGYRMRIGSSTDKKDSGRIHVDFAQARDDLYEWECNQRLLAREERHRRKVHEDRLRPPSPPPVVHYSEHEAAMLAERLKDDHNFSEATAVLFTWIDRGEVNRRTSNHFYSMVQSANGHVRRLMSEKAQHEEEMEVAKEAFKNALLAILTQFEKITAVFTAATRQKAWDHFSKAQRKNIDIWRKQCEELRNAHSEEIMGIRREEEMEMSDDDLDENPCKRLRTQENGVYEQASLREENDSLRWQLDSYRNEVDLLRKEQSKAGRPDDDHTQTHTHSPDAQIQQLQQRMLNMQQQLLSLQEKLTSKEAELEQARDEHRYLEGEVLLLRDKLLNSPVEALEGANGEPHEKGMNGCVPSLFHSRDRRSDVIMRGGVTSEKEALLLGIISTFLHVHPFGANLEYLVSYIQRLDSKVSAGELERLMVRLPAMFRQELSGVGATLEKRWKFCGFDSLGSV from the exons atgAATGTGGTCCTTGTTGACCGTCGTGTCGTTCTCTCCTCAGACTCTCTGTGTATCCAGAGGTTCGATCCCGGCCTCGGCCTCATCGCTCCCATAAACCCCATGATGGCGGGCATCAGCCTGGTCCCGCCCCCACCCGCACCCCCGGACACGCCCGTCATCAAAGAGATTATTCACTGCAAGAGCTGCACGCTGTTCCCTCAGAACCCCA ACCTGCCCCCTCCATCGATGCGGGAGCGCCCCCCGGGCTGCAGGACGGTGTTTGTCGGAGGTTTGCCGGAGAACTCCTCAGAGGAGATCATCAGGGAGGTGTTCGAGCCGTGTGGAGAGATCACCGCGCTCCGCAAGAGCAAGAAGAACTTCTGCCACATCCGCTTCAACGAGGAGTTCATGGTGGACAAGGCTATTTACCTGTCag ggtATCGGATGCGTATCGGATCCAGCACCGACAAAAAGGACTCCGGGAGGATCCATGTGGACTTCGCTCAGGCCAGAGACGATCTGTATGAATGGGAGTGTAACCAGCGGCTGCTGGCCCGAGAGGAAAGACACCGCCGCAAGGTCCACGAGGACCGCCTGCGCCCGCCGTCCCCTCCTCCCGTAGTGCACTACTCTGAGCACGAGGCGGCCATGTTGGCAGAGAGACTGAAAG ACGACCATAACTTCAGCGAGGCCACGGCGGTGCTGTTCACGTGGATCGACCGCGGCGAAGTCAACCGCAGAACCTCCAATCACTTCTACTCCATGGTCCAGTCGGCCAACGGCCACGTGCGGCGGCTGATGAGCGAGAAAGCTCAGCACGAGGAGGAGATGGAAGTCGCCAAAGAGGCCTTCAAGAACGCCCTGCTCGCCATCTTGACTCAGT TCGAGAAGATCACCGCCGTTTTCACCGCCGCCACCAGGCAAAAGGCGTGGGACCATTTCTCAAAAGCTCAGCGCAAGAACATAGACATTTGGCGAAAGCAGTGTGAG GAGCTGAGAAACGCTCACAGTGAAGAGATCATGGGAAtcagacgagaggaggagatggagatgtCCGACGACGACCTGGACGAGAATCCCTGTAAGAGGCTCCGCACTCAGGAGAACG GAGTGTATGAGCAGGCGTCTCTGAGGGAGGAGAACGACTCCCTGCGTTGGCAGCTCGACTCCTACAGGAACGAGGTGGATCTTCTGAGGAAGGAGCAGAGCAAAGCTGGTCGCCCTGACGACGaccacacgcagacacacacacacagtccagacGCTCagatccagcagctgcagcagaggatgcTCAACATGCAGCAG CAACTCCTCAgtctgcaggagaagctgaCGAGTAAAGAAGCCGAACTGGAGCAGGCGAGAGACGAGCATCGTTACCTGGAGGGGGAGGTGCTCCTGCTCCGAGACAAG TTACTGAACAGTCCTGTGGAGGCGCTGGAGGGAGCCAATGGGGAGCCACATGAAAAG GGGATGAACGGTTGTGTTCCGTCACTGTTCCAcagcagagacaggaggagtGATGTCATCATGAGGGGAGGAGTCACTTCAGAGAAAGAGGCTCTGCTTCTGg gcATCATTTCCACTTTCCTCCACGTTCATCCGTTTGGGGCGAACCTGGAATATCTGGTGTCGTACATCCAGAGACTCGACTCCAAG GTGTCGGCCGGCGAGCTGGAGCGCCTCATGGTCCGTCTGCCCGCCATGTTCAGGCAGGAGCTGAGTGGCGTCGGTGCCACTCTGGAGAAACGATGGAAGTTCTGCGGCTTCGACAGCCTCGGTTCAGTGTGA